The DNA segment GTGGCGCAATCCGCCGAGCAAGTGGCGCAGTCCACCGCGCAAGTGGCGCAATCCGCCGAGCAAGTGGCGCGGGCCGCCGTGCGAGTGGCGCAGTCCACCGTGTGAACCGAGGCGTCGCGTGAACCGAGGCACCGCGTGAACCGAGGCATCGGCGCACCGGCGCGCGGCGGCCCCGCGCCCGGGCCCGACGCGGCCGTTCAGGCGAGTGGGTTAGACTACCGCGGGGCGTTTCCGCTCCACGGCTGCGGCTCGCGTGGCCGCCCCTGATCTTTGTGAGGTTTTCGTGGGTTCCGTCATCAAGAAGCGTCGCAAGCGCATGGCGAAGAAGAAGCACCGCAAGCTGCTTCGCAAGACGCGCCACCAGCGTCGCAACAAGAAGTAGGTCGTTCCGACCACGGCCACGGCGCCGCCCCGTTCGGGGTCGGCGCCGTTCGTCGTCCCGTGGCGGCCCCGGCTGGGATCGTTGGGGCGCAGCGACGTAGTCTGGCGGGGTGACCCC comes from the Agromyces marinus genome and includes:
- a CDS encoding 30S ribosomal protein bS22, which encodes MGSVIKKRRKRMAKKKHRKLLRKTRHQRRNKK